The DNA segment CAATAGTTTGTAATAAATATAATATTTCTTATATTATCTTTAATAAAGATTTAAAAATTTTTGATTTTACAATGAATATGAGTATGTTTGTAGAGAAAAATGTAGAAATTGTTAAAAATATGGATATTAGAGAAGTTTTTTATGAATTTGTAGGGGCAGAAGATTCTTTAAATGAAGTATATAATTTTAAACGAAATTATTTACATATTTCTATGATTTCAAGGAATGATATATTTTATGATGTAAATATTGAAATTTGTAATATTGAAAATGAAAGATACTTTATTGCCATGTTTTCAAAACAGCTTCATAGTTCAATTAGTTATCTTCAAACTATACAAAAAATAAATCAAGATAATTTAAGAAAGCATCTTTTAAAAGAAAAAGATGAAGATTATTACAATGCTATAAATAAGAAGTTAATAAGTTTTAGAATTGATAAATTTGGAATAATAAAAGAAGTTAACCATGCTTGTACCAATTTTTTTGCTTTAGATGAATTAGATTTATTAGGAAAACATTTTTCAGATTTTTTTCATTCAAGGGAAAATAAATCTAATTTGAACAGTATAAATAGTATTTTTAGAGCTAATAAATTTGACAATACTGAAGTTTTTTTTCATGCGGATGTTATTCCTTTAAGTAATGAAGATTCTTCTAGAATAATAATTTGTCAAGACATTACATATCTTAAGAAAATTGAATCAGAGTTGGAATATGCAGTTAATCATGATACTCTAACAAATCTTCCTAATAGATTATATTTAATGAAAAAGATTGAGGAAAATATAAAAAAATCTAAAGAAAATGACTCTCTTTTTGCATTATGTTTTATTGATTTAAATAAGTTTAAAGATGTAAATGATAACTTTGGTCATCATGTAGGAGATATGCTTTTAAAGCATGTAGGAGATATTTTAACTAATGTTTTAAGAGAAAATGATACAGTTGCTAGATTAGGTGGAGATGAGTTTGTCATATTACTTGAAAACATTGAATCTATAGACTATTTAGAAAAAACTATCTCTAGAATTAAAAGTGTTTCAAGTAAGATGCCACTGCTTTATAGCTCGAGTATAATTATTGATTTTTCTTTTAGTTTAGGGATTAGTTTATATCCATATGATGGTGACAACGTTGAAAAACTTCTTGATAAAGCTGACAAAAATATGTATTTATATAAACAAAAAAGTATTTAATCCTTTTTGTTTATTTATCTTTATTGATTTTGTTTATAATTTTTTGAATATCACTAATTCTTGTATCTGAACTAGGGTGTGTTGAAAAGAAATCACTTCTGTCCGATTTTCCTTCATTCATATTTTCCCAAAATTTAATAGCTTCACTTATATTATAACCTGCATTGTACATTAGGTAAATTCCAATTTCATCTGCTTCACTTTCTTGTAATCTTCCATAAGGAAGCATAACACCTAAATTTGAACCTGCACCATATGCCATATTGAAAGCATTTTGATATTGTGGGGCAGTTGCTCCAACAACTATGTTTCCAATCATTCCTACCCCTTGCTGAACCATATTCTGACTCATTCTTTCAGCGCCATGTCTTGCAAGTGCATGTGCAATTTCATGAGAAATTACAGTTGCTAATTGATCATCATTTTTTGCATATTTTAAAATTCCTGTGTAAACAACAACTTTTCCTCCAGGAAGACAAAAAGCATTTGCCTGATCATCTTCAACTAGATTAAACTCCCACTTAAAATCATTTTTTTGTGAAACTTGAGCAATTTTTTGACCAATTATTTTTATTCTTTGAGAATCTTTTGTATTATTTATAACTTTTGCTTCATTTAAAGCTTCTTTATAAGATTTCTCGCCTAGAGCCATCTCTTCTGAAGATGAAACAAATATCATTTGAGATCTGTTTGTATATGGAGATTTACTTGTACAACTAGTTAAAATAAAAATAGTAGATATTGATAAAATAATTTGTTTTGAGCTAATCATATTTTCCCTTATAGTAATAATTTACGTTATATTAATCTACTTATCATAAGTAAATTCTTAATTTTATAAAAAAAAGTTATGAACTAAAATCTATAACAATGTACAACTATTGTACATTATTTGAATATAATCATAAAATATTTTCTTCATATTTTATTAAAAAACATTATTAGTTGCAATATGTAACTTTTATTTACAAAATATAAACTTGTACAAATCTTTACAGAAACTGTACAAGATAATTAAACTGTTTGTGATATAATTTGCCCAAATTCTTAAATTTAATAGGAGAAAAAATGAGTTTATTACAAGATTATAAAGCACATGAAGCACAAAGAGCGAATGAGGGTGGATTACCAGGTCTTGCACTTACAGCTGCTCAAACTGCTGAATTAGTAGAGCTTTTAAAAGCTAGTAAAGTTGAAGATGCAGAATTTGCATTAAATTTATTTAAAAATAAAATCAATCCAGGTGTTGATGATGCTGCTTATGTAAAAGCTGCTTTTTTAAATGATATCGTTCAAGGTAAAGTTGCATGTTCTGTAATTTCAAAAGTTGAAGCTATTGAAATTTTAGGAACAATGATGGGAGGATACAATGTACCACCACTTGTTGAAGCACTTAAAATAGCTGAAGTTGCTGATGCAGCAGCTAAAGAGTTAAAAAATACAATCTTAGTTTATAACTCATTTAATGATGTAAAATCTTTAATGGATGCAGGAAATGCAAAAGCTAAAGAAGTTATTGAATCATGGGCAAATGCTGAGTGGTTTACAAATAAACCAGCATTAGAAGAAGAGATTACTTTAACAGTTTACAAAATTCCAGGTGAAACAAATACAGATGATTTATCTCCTGCAACTGTTGCATTTACAAGAGCTGATATTCCATTACACGCAACTGCGATGTTACAATCAAGAATGGAAAAACCTTTAGAAAAAATGGTTGAGTTAAAAGCAAAAGGTCATCCTTTAGCATATGTTGGTGATGTTGTTGGAACAGGAAGTTCAAGAAAATCAGGAATTAACTCTGTACAATGGCATATGGGAAGAGATATTCCAGGTGTTCCAAATAAAAGAACAGGTGGAGTTGTAATTGGTTCTATTATTGCTCCAATTTTCTTTAACACTGCAGAAGATTCAGGATGTTTACCAATTGAAGCAAATGTTGATAGTATTGAAACAGGAGATGTTATTACATTAAAACCATATGCTGGTGAAATCTTAAAAGATGGAAAAGTTGTATCTACATTTAAATTAAGTCCAAATACTTTAACTGATGAGATGAGAGCAGGTGGAAGAATTCCATTAATTATTGGAAAAGGTTTAACTGCAAAAGCTAGAGAAGCATTAAAATTATCAGCTTCAACTGCATTTATTGCTCCTGAACAACCAACTAATAATGGTAAAGGTTATACTCAAGCACAAAAAATGGTTGGAAAAGCTTGTGGTGTTGAGGGTGTTAAACCAGGAATGTATGTTGAGCCAATCGCTACAACTGTAGGATCACAAGATACAACTGGACCAATGACAAGAGATGAGATTAAAGAACTTGCTGCATTATCTTTTGGTGCTGACATGGTTATGCAATCATTTTGTCATACAGCTGCTTATCCAAAACCAGCAGATATTAAATTAAGACATACTTTACCAGATTTCATTAATTCAAGAGGTGGAGTTACACTTAAGCCAGGTGACGGTGTTATTCACTCATGGTTAAATAGATTATGTTTACCAGATACAGTAGGAACAGGTGGAGATTCACATACAAGATTCCCAATTGGTATTTCATTCCCAGCTGGATCAGGACTTATTGCATTCGCAGGTGTTACAGGTATGATGCCTTTAACTATGCCAGAATCTGTTTTAGTTAAATTTACAGGTAAAATGCAACCAGGTATTACTTTAAGAGATTTAGTAAATGCAATTCCATATTATGCAATTAAACAAGGATTATTAACAGTTCCTAAGAAAAATAAAAAGAATATTTTTGCTGGAACAATTATTGAAATCCAAGGTTTACCAGATTTAAAAGTTGAGCAAGCATTCGAATTATCAGATGCATCTGCTGAAAGATCTGCAGCAGCTTGTTCTGTTCAATTAAACAAAGAACCAATTATTGAGTACTTATCTTCAAATATTGCATTAATTGAAAAAATGATTGAAGAAGGTTACGAAGATAAAAAAACTTTACAAAGAAGAGCTGATAAAATGAAAGAGTGGATTAAAAACCCTCAATTATTAGAGCCAGATGCAGATGCTGAGTATTTAGCTACAATTGAAATTAACTTAGATGAAATTAAAGAACCAATTTTAGCTTGTCCAAATGATCCAGATGATGTTGCTACTTTATCTGAAATCTTAGCTGATGATAACAGACCAAAAAATATTGATGAAGTATTCGTAGGTTCTTGTATGACAAATATTGGATTATTCAGAGCTTTAGGAGAAGTATTAAAAGGTGAGGGTGTTGCTAAAGCAAAACTATGGGTTGCCCCTCCTACAAAAATGGATGAAGCTCAATTAACAGAAGAGGGATACTATGCTGCATTTGCTGCTGCTGGTGCTAGAATTGAAATTCCAGGTTGTTCATTATGTATGGGTAACCAAGCACAAGTTGGTGAAGGTTCAACAGTATTCTCTACAAGTACTAGAAACTTTGATAATAGACT comes from the Aliarcobacter cibarius genome and includes:
- a CDS encoding sensor domain-containing diguanylate cyclase, with product MIDKDLVLPIVCNKYNISYIIFNKDLKIFDFTMNMSMFVEKNVEIVKNMDIREVFYEFVGAEDSLNEVYNFKRNYLHISMISRNDIFYDVNIEICNIENERYFIAMFSKQLHSSISYLQTIQKINQDNLRKHLLKEKDEDYYNAINKKLISFRIDKFGIIKEVNHACTNFFALDELDLLGKHFSDFFHSRENKSNLNSINSIFRANKFDNTEVFFHADVIPLSNEDSSRIIICQDITYLKKIESELEYAVNHDTLTNLPNRLYLMKKIEENIKKSKENDSLFALCFIDLNKFKDVNDNFGHHVGDMLLKHVGDILTNVLRENDTVARLGGDEFVILLENIESIDYLEKTISRIKSVSSKMPLLYSSSIIIDFSFSLGISLYPYDGDNVEKLLDKADKNMYLYKQKSI
- a CDS encoding M48 family metallopeptidase, which gives rise to MISSKQIILSISTIFILTSCTSKSPYTNRSQMIFVSSSEEMALGEKSYKEALNEAKVINNTKDSQRIKIIGQKIAQVSQKNDFKWEFNLVEDDQANAFCLPGGKVVVYTGILKYAKNDDQLATVISHEIAHALARHGAERMSQNMVQQGVGMIGNIVVGATAPQYQNAFNMAYGAGSNLGVMLPYGRLQESEADEIGIYLMYNAGYNISEAIKFWENMNEGKSDRSDFFSTHPSSDTRISDIQKIINKINKDK
- a CDS encoding bifunctional aconitate hydratase 2/2-methylisocitrate dehydratase: MSLLQDYKAHEAQRANEGGLPGLALTAAQTAELVELLKASKVEDAEFALNLFKNKINPGVDDAAYVKAAFLNDIVQGKVACSVISKVEAIEILGTMMGGYNVPPLVEALKIAEVADAAAKELKNTILVYNSFNDVKSLMDAGNAKAKEVIESWANAEWFTNKPALEEEITLTVYKIPGETNTDDLSPATVAFTRADIPLHATAMLQSRMEKPLEKMVELKAKGHPLAYVGDVVGTGSSRKSGINSVQWHMGRDIPGVPNKRTGGVVIGSIIAPIFFNTAEDSGCLPIEANVDSIETGDVITLKPYAGEILKDGKVVSTFKLSPNTLTDEMRAGGRIPLIIGKGLTAKAREALKLSASTAFIAPEQPTNNGKGYTQAQKMVGKACGVEGVKPGMYVEPIATTVGSQDTTGPMTRDEIKELAALSFGADMVMQSFCHTAAYPKPADIKLRHTLPDFINSRGGVTLKPGDGVIHSWLNRLCLPDTVGTGGDSHTRFPIGISFPAGSGLIAFAGVTGMMPLTMPESVLVKFTGKMQPGITLRDLVNAIPYYAIKQGLLTVPKKNKKNIFAGTIIEIQGLPDLKVEQAFELSDASAERSAAACSVQLNKEPIIEYLSSNIALIEKMIEEGYEDKKTLQRRADKMKEWIKNPQLLEPDADAEYLATIEINLDEIKEPILACPNDPDDVATLSEILADDNRPKNIDEVFVGSCMTNIGLFRALGEVLKGEGVAKAKLWVAPPTKMDEAQLTEEGYYAAFAAAGARIEIPGCSLCMGNQAQVGEGSTVFSTSTRNFDNRLGKNSKVYLGSAEVAAVAALLGRIPTVQEYLDIVAKKINASNKDNVYKYLNFHQVTADHLTTLLTSR